GCGGGGCCGCCTCCACGACCCGCGCGACCCTCGGAGTCCACGCGCCGATGGCGACCGCTGTGGCCGACGTGGCCGGGGCGCGGCGCGACTACCTCGACGAGTCGGGCGGGCGCTACGTCCACGTCATCGCCGACGGCGGGGTGGGCACGTCGGGCGATATCGTCAAGGCGCTCGCGATGGGCGCGGATGCCGTCATGCTCGGCGTCGCGCTGGCTCGCGCGATCGACGCACCCGGCCGCGGGTTCCACTGGGGCCCGGAGGCGCATCACCCGAAGCTGCCGCGCGGCCGTCGGGTCGAGGTGGGTCAGGTCGCTCCCCTCGAAGAGATCCTGTACGGTCCGGCCCCGGTCGCCGACGGCACGGCGAACCTCATCGGCGCGCTCCGCAAGTCGATGGCCACGACGGGCTACTCGGACCTCAAGGAGTTCCAGCGCGTCGAGGTGGTCGTCGCGCCGTACGCGTCGCACTGATGAGCACCGGCACCGCGACGCTCGACGTCTTCCCGCCCACCCTGCGGGAAGTCATGCTGCGTCCCTGGTGGATCGGCATGCTCCTGTTCGCGCTCGCGGTGGCGGCCGTCTTCGCCTGGCTCGGGCAGTGGCAGCTCGGACGTGCCATCGACACCGACCCGCCCCCGCCGGGAGCCACCGAGACGGTGCGTCCGCTGGCCGACGTCGTTGCCCCGGGGGAGTACCTCCCGGAGCCCCTCGTGGGTCAGCGGGTCGAACTCGACGGCGAGTGGGTCGCGGAGGACTTCCTCGTCGTCTCGTCGCGGTTCAACGGCGGCGACCAGGGGTACTGGGTGACCGGCCAGTTCCGCGTGTCCGACGCCGCGTCCGCGGTGACGGGACCGGCGGCGCTCGCCGTGGCGATCGGGTGGACGGCGGACCGAGCTGACGCGGATGCCGCGGCATCCGCTCTCGTGGAATCCCTCTCTTCTCAGGACGGCCGCGAGGCGACACTGGTGGGACGGCTGATCTCCGACGAGGGGCCGCGGGTTCCGGCGCCCGGCGCACCCCTGACGGAGATGACCACGATGTCGCCCGCCGCCCTGCTGGGTTGGTGGCACGACACCGAGGGGCTTTCGGTGTATCGGCCCTACCTCGTGGCCGACTTCGACAGCACCGGGCTCCCCGAGGCGCGCGGCACGCTCGTCGCGATCGACTCGCCCGCGCCGACCGAGCTGTCGAGCGTCAACTGGCTCAATGTCTTCTACGCGGTGGAGTGGGCGGTGTTCGCCGGCTTCGCCTTCTACATGTGGTACCGGCTCGCCCGCGACGCGTGGGAGAAGGAGGTCGAGGCGCTCGAGGAGGCGGCCTTCGAACGCGCCGGGGGCGCTCCCCCCGCCGACTAGACTGGGTGGCATGCCGCAGCCCAAACTCGCCTCGTTTCCGGCGATCCGCGGGGCGCTGAAGTTCTACCAGATCGCCTCGATCATCACGGGTGTCGGTCTGCTGCTGCTCGTCACCGAGATGGTGCTGAAGTATTCGCCGCTCCACGTCGAACTCTTCGCCGGCGGCAGTGGCGGCTTCCTCTGGTTCGCCCCCGT
This genomic window from Candidatus Microbacterium phytovorans contains:
- a CDS encoding SURF1 family protein, whose amino-acid sequence is MSTGTATLDVFPPTLREVMLRPWWIGMLLFALAVAAVFAWLGQWQLGRAIDTDPPPPGATETVRPLADVVAPGEYLPEPLVGQRVELDGEWVAEDFLVVSSRFNGGDQGYWVTGQFRVSDAASAVTGPAALAVAIGWTADRADADAAASALVESLSSQDGREATLVGRLISDEGPRVPAPGAPLTEMTTMSPAALLGWWHDTEGLSVYRPYLVADFDSTGLPEARGTLVAIDSPAPTELSSVNWLNVFYAVEWAVFAGFAFYMWYRLARDAWEKEVEALEEAAFERAGGAPPAD